The nucleotide sequence CGTTATCAGGGGATCGAAGCCCTGGCAGGCGTCATCCTGCTGCTGCTCCGTTATCTTTTCCTGTATGGGCTTGCTGAACTGGACAAACATCTGTTCATAGAACTTGCTCAGCTTTTCGCTGTAAAAAACGCCCTGCAGCAGGGTCCAGCTGAAGGAGGAGTATTTGTCGAAAATATTGACGATGATCGAGCTGATGCGGATCAGCTCGTCCATTGAGGTCACGTCCAGGTTTGCCGCGATAAAATCGACGATACTGGTCTGGTCGCGGTTCTGGTAAAACATATCGAACATGATGGCCTCGATGATATCGTCCTTATCGGTGAAATACTGGTAAAAGGTGCCCCTGCTGTATCCCGCCTTCTGGGCGATATCGGCTATTTTCGTATCGAAGTATCCGTACCGTGAGAATTCCTCTTTCGCCATGTTGATGAGATCCCGCTTTGTCTTTAACAGCGCCGCTTTCCTGATTTCCGATTTCCTTCTCCGCACATGCAGGGCCTTTTCGTCAAAATTCAATACCGAGAAAAGTATCAGCGATATATGCCTGGAAAGGGCATCCGGTGCGCAATGTATGATCCCTATGGAGTATATGAATATTGAAAGGAAAAACAGGATCGACAGGATCTGCGCCAGTATCATCGGATCCATGCGGGAAACGATCCCATGAACCCGCTTCTCCTTGATCCGCTCTGAAAAAACGTCCCTGATAGTATAGGATATCCTGGCGAATAGATTGAAAAGATCCTTGTTGTGAACCATTCCCTGCACAAAGGCTTTGAACAGGCCGGCAGATTCCAGGATGACCGATACGATGAGCCGCAGGTCCCTGTCAAAATACTCATAATTTTTCGGGCTCAGGAACGCGTGATTGTTTTTATCGTTGACGATCGCTGAAATCTTCTCTTCTATCTGGCCGATGAGAATTGAAAGAATGCTCTGCTTGTTTTTATAATACAGGTAAAAGGTCCCATGGCTGACGCCGGCCCTTTTTGTAATGGAATCAACGCTCGTGTTGAAATAGCCATTTTGATTGAATTCAACAATGGCCGCATCCAGCAGAATGTCCTTTTTTTGCGCCGATGGTATTTGTTGTATTAATTCCTTTTCCACTGCCCCACCATATGCGTCAGGCCCCTTGAGCAGCCACTTTTGCCTCCATGCACCCCATCGACAGAGGACAATGGCTCCTGTTGAACTTTCCATTATATATATCTGCTGATCAAGTTATAAACTTTCTTGACTGTTAAAAAAAAGATTGTTATATTGTATTACAAAAATAAAAAGATATTTTTTAAAGCCTGCCCGTAATATAACTCGACTAAAAAATGACGAACTGTTTAATGAATCAATAATTTTGCCCTTTTAGTATATATTAATTTATTGATTATTGTCCAGTTTATTTGAATTTTTTTATAAGTTTTTGAATATTTATTATTAATTTCCTTGACTTTGTCTATAAATATGGTACTTTGAATAATGACATCATGTCTAATAATTTTCTAAGTTCCCCTTGTTTCATTATCTAGTTTCGTTCATTTTCTCAGTTTCTTTTCCTGAATCATTGCATCTCAAGACTTTCTCTCAGGCAATAATTTTACTTTATGCATAGAGTTTTTAGTAAAATTAAAATAAACAAAGAAATACAAACGAGAATATTAAATTTTACCAGCTGGACGGTTTGTTTTTTTGGATCGCAATCAATGCGACTAAAATTTTTCTCACGCAGATGTGGGAGGGTATATGAAGATTTCCAATTATACTGTTCCATTGTTCTCGATTCTTTGTTCATGTTTGATCATCATGTCATGCTCAAAAACAGATTTGAAAGATTTTCAAACCAATGAGCAGCGATCTTCCTATAACCTCTTCCATATTTTTGATTACTATCCTTCATTGAATGATGTCGTGGACCGTCTGGATACGCAAACGATAAATACAAAATTGGCCGACTTTATACTCAATGGCATCGAGCTGGACCTCCTCTGCATAAATGCCAGCGCATTGATCGGAAACAAATCAACGTCTTTTATGGAGGAGATAGCGGAGCTCATGGATATCGTTACGGATACCGACACCCGCTATTACAACCATCCGTCAGACCAGGGCTTCTACGCCAACGCGAAGACCGACCATGAAAAGAATTTCTATAATGCCATGGATGAAATATGCGCCAACAGCGATATAAGCTATGATGTCATTACCATTGCAAAATACGCGCTGGAGCACATCAAAGAAAAGGATCCATCCGAGATCGAAGAAACCATCAGCGACAACATCGGCACATTCAGCGACCCTGATTTTAAAAACGACACCATAGACCTTAGCACAAAGCTGGCGAAACTCCTGATCGTCAACGACTACCCTATATGGGTCGACGGCAGCGGCAATGTGGTAACCCGACGAAAATCCATCGACCCGGGCATTCATACAAATACCGACATGGGGAACTCGGTCAAGGGCGTCATACAGGTCCTCAATGCCTTTAACAAGCTGTTTTCGAACGATAGCGCCTCAAGGGATATCGTGTACGACATCTTAAGGGAAGACATCCGTACCCTCGTCAAGACCAACGCCACCAGGGGCGTCATCAAGGATGCCGTCAACAATCTGGCATATTACAACTCAGCCGATGGGGCAGGCTATAACACGAGCGACTATCACAGTGACAGCAACGGCATATACGTCAACTCCGAGCTTAAAGAGACAATCCGCGAGATATTCCCCGGGCTGGTAAAGCTCTTCATTCGCAACGATTCCACGGGCACAAAGTACCCGGATTATTCCATCGCCTATGACACCAGGGGACAATCTCCCCTGGAAGCCTTCACCTGCGCTCTGGGCACATTAAAGGAGGGCGGCATCGACTATACCGCGGTCGACCTGGAGCCCTCACTGCGCAGGATGATGGACTACAACGCCTTCGGCAAAAGGAGGACCGATTCGGGCACCACCAACGTATCGTACCTGGATCACTTTCTGTATGCCATAGTGTCGGCCGCCAAGTTCGGCTTCCTTACCCGCCAGGGCAGCGACGGGGAGCCTTCGGCCAATTCCGGCCGCGGCCATGGCCTTTCCACGAACGGCGTTCTTACGGTCACCGACGTCATCTACGCCCTTGACATGTCCTCCGGAACCATTGGAGACTTAACAACGACATTGAATTCAATACCGAATTATTTATGTTTCTATCTAAGAGATGATATTGTTAATGCCATTGAAAACATGAACCTGTACGACATGGCCCTTGACCACAGGGTCGAGCAGGCGGAATACATATCACGAAGCTCCGGCAGCTTTACAACCTCCCAGATGGGGTTGCATAAATTCTACATGGGGGGCGATTATCCGATAGCAAGCCTTGTCCCGTCCGCGTGCGCCGGAGACGCCGGGCTCCCCAACGGCGGTGAAAACGCCGTTACCCCGACATCCAACACGACCACCATGTCCACAAAGACAAGCGTCTCTCAAAACGATTTCCGCACCTATTACCCGAAGGTGGCCGACGGCCTCGGAGCCACGAACACGGCGGAATTCCTTCTTTCACTGATCCCCAGGGCCTGCTGGGACGGCGCCGGACCCTTCTATTACGCCCCTTCCGGCGCCGAAACAAAAAGCTTCAGCTGGCCCGGCAAGGGAACGCGCACCGTCCATGTCTATTATAAACCGAACGGCGAGATCTACGCCTACGTGTACAAGCCCTCTTCCAGCTCGTCGGCGTGGGAATATTACTATCCGGTATCGGGAAACGATCTGGCAGACGAAACGGGACAGAGGTCGAACAGGTACCTGGAAAAAATCGAATCCGATTACTATCTGGTAAAATTTAAATTTGTAAATGAATATCTCACGCCGACGGATTACGTGGCAGTGCCGCCGGTCAATCCTGACGGGGGAAGCTATGCCTCGCCGAACAGTAAATTCAGGATGAAGCTGATAAAGGCATCCGACAACCCGGCCTCGCAGAAATTCTACCTTGAAGAAAAGTACAAGCAGACCGACCCGCGCAGGGAATGCAAGAGCCAGGAAGAGGCGATCTACCGCAACTACCAGTGGCTCTGCTTTGACAAGAAGCTCGCCTTCGTCATTCCCCTGCATGTCGGTCTTATGACAAACGTCGAGTTCGGCGGTTACCTCTTCGCCGAAGGGAACGGATTCCTCGGCCTGGTCAATTCACGGAAGGGACCCCAGAACGGATACTGGCTCTCGAACGAGACGGACTTCCCCATCCCGGAGTACGCGAATTCAGGCATAGGCATAGGGGACAAAACCACGGGAAACAGCCCCGACTACATGGAATCGCACATACCGGGGGACGGAAGATTGACCCTGCTCCTCAGTGACAATTTTTGCAATCTATTGCCCGGCCTCGACACTCCCGGCCTCTTTTTCAGCGCAATTATAGGGAAAGGATATGCCTTTCCGGGCGCCATAGCCTGCAGCATTCCCACGGTGCTTCGCCTCGGATTTCTCCAGGAAGCCATGGTCACGGCCGATTCCACAGACATCGCCAACGAGTCGAGCGCCGTGTGGCAAAACCGGAACAAGCTGCTGCCCCTCATAGTCGCGCTGACCGGAAGCCTGAGGGACGTCACCCGGTATAACGCGTCAACCACCGGCCATAACTACAATTACACCGGAAAGCACAAGCTCCCCATAGCCGAGCTGCTGGAAGGCGTCCTCTTTCCCCTCGCAAAGCCGCACATGCGCTATTTGACGGACACCGCACATTCATCCGGCAGTACCGCCTACTGGGGCACGCGCTGGCTCCAGAGGGTGGAAAACGAGAGCAACGGCACGTTCAGCTGCTTTACACCCAATATAAAAAATGAAACGGATACCGATTATTTTGCCCCGAAAAAGGAGCTGCGCACCCTGATAAGCATTCTTGCCGGAAATGGACCTAAAACATCCGACGGATTGATACCGCTCATCGCCGACAACACCAGGCTCGTTTCCCGGGTGCTGGCCCTGCTGCAGAACCTGGGAGGAGCCGGCAAGGCCGCAGAGAGACAGACGCTGTTCAAAGGCCTCGAGCAGATTACTTCCTCGGTCAAGGCCGGCCAGAGCGAAACCATGACCAGGGGCATCTCCCTGAGCGACAACACGTCCTACAAATGGATGTTCACGGCCCGCGAAGAGGATATCCTTCTTGACGACCTCCTGACCTACGACGGACCGGTCCTGCCCGACGACCTGCGCTGGGATGACTTCGACTCCGCCTTTGACCTTCTTAAAAAATTCATGGATGGGGAAAAAGACATAACCGGAAACATCATCAACATCATGAACGCGGTGCTGACAAACCAGTTGACAGATCCAGAGACGGAATCGCTCGTCTATGTGGCGGGAAAATTGTTCGGCAAATACGCCGACAACACCTGGATCTATCACGGCCAAACCGACGATTTTGACGCACTGTATAAATTATGCACCTATCTCCCGTATCTTCATGCCGATCTTCAGGACGCCGGCAGCGGGAAGAATTATCTGAACTTGATCGATAACGTACTATGGCTTCTTCAGAACGAATCCAGCCTTCTCTATTATATCGTGGACAACATGAATACCCGATACTCGAGCGAGCAGGTATTCAAGGATCTTCACGATTTTTCACACAGTGAGATCGTGTACGGGAGTAACGCCGTCGTGTGGCGCGACATGTCCAACTTGCTGAACGAGATATCCGGCCTGGCGGGAAATCCCCTGTCGCCGGAAGAGCTGACGGTCATGTTCGGGCATTACGGATACCAGCAAAATTGAAGCGCGGGGCGCCCATAAGTGGAGCAGTCTTTGTTATTTACGGCCTCGCCCCGCGGCCGTGATCAGGCATCGTTAATCAGCAGGTAGCGGCAGACCATCTCTTCCAGCTCCGCGAGGATCCTGGCGCCGTCGATTTCCGATCCCATGAACCTGATGCGGTGAATGATCTCCTCGCTGACCCGATAGAGGAGGAGCGCCGCGGCTTCGATGTCCTTCACCCTCACATGGTCCCGGTAATTATCCAGCAGCGACGTCATGGAAGCGATAACCTTCCGCTCTTCTTCCCGGTTGATCTCCTCGATTTCCCTGTCGAGCAGGACCATGGCTATGAGCTCCCTGTGGAGCGCCGGATTGATATCATGGGCAGCATGGAGCGCCTGGATCATGAAATGGACCAGGGCTTTGCCTTCCCGATAGTTATCGGTATTGTTATCGTATACGTGCGCCCGGTAGGCGTTAAGCACCTTCTCCGAGGCATGGGCATAAAAATTTCTGATAACCTCAACAAGAACTTCCTTTTTGTTGTTAAAATATCCGTAAAAACTCCCGGTTGCGACTCCTGCCCGCGCCGCAATCTCCAGGGCATTGGTTTTATGGTACCCTTTTTCGGCAAAGAGAGCCTCTGCCGCTTCAATGATCTTCTGTTTTGTTTCCATGGCCCGTTTCTGAACCGGGGTCCTGGCTTTGTGCTTTTGCTCTGACACCATATTCCTCCAACAATCAGGTTCAGATAAAAAGCCTGGTAAAGCAAGCAAAATATGAAATATTTTTCATATTATACTTGACAATGTGAAATTTTTTTCATATTTTAATGTAATATTGATAGATGATGATTTATTTAAGGAGGATAGCACATGTTTTTAAATCGTTATATGATCGTTTTATTGCTGATCCTTCTCCCTGCTTCAATTTCATGGGCGAAGGGAACTTATTTTATATCAGACAAACAATCAGTCACGAATTCACAATTCACAAGGATAGATAAGACTTTTATCAGCAAGGGAGACAAACTAAGGGCCTGGCTTTATCTGCCCGCCGGCGTAGCGAAGCCGCCCGTGGTGGTCATGGCTCACGGCTTCGGCGGCCAGCGATGGATGCGCCTGCCGGCCTATGCGGAACACTTCGCCGCCATGGGCATGGCGGTCTTTCTTTTTGATTACCGCGGCTTCAACGACAGCGAGGGCCAGCCCCGCAACTACATCAATCCCTCCCGCCACCTGGAGGACTGGGACGCGGCCATCGCCTGCGTGAAAAAGCTGGACACCGTCGACGCGAAACGGATGGCCCTGTGGGGCACGTCATTCAGCGGCGGCCATGTCATCGTTGAGGCGGCAAAGCACCCGGAGGTGCGGGCCGTCGTATCACAGGTTCCCTTCACGGACGGCATGTCGACAATGTGGTATTACATCACATCGGACCCGATCTTCGCGCTTAAAGGCACCTATCACGGACTGGCCGATCTGTTCGCTTCTCTCTTCACTAAAGACCGCCACGTTGTGCCCATTGCCGGAAAACCGGGCGAGGGATTCGCCATGATGAACCAGCCGGACACCTGGGACGGATTGAAGAAGCTGGTGGGAACCGGCATACAGGATTTTGAAAAGGACAATTACTGTCCCGGAAACATAGTCTTCACGCTGGGCCTTTACCGGCCCATCGGCGACGCGGAAAAGGTCGCCTGCCCCGTCCTGATCATCGGCGCTGAAACCGATACGCTGTTCCCTCCCACGGGGCCGAAGAAAATGGCAGACCGGATGAAGAAAGCCGCGTACATAAGCCTGCCCATGAACCACTTCGATCCCTATGTCGGAGAGCCGTTCAGGAAAATAGTGAAGGTCATGGGCGATTTTTTAAGAACGAACTTGAACGGCGGTCATTCAGGAAAGCCGTGATTCCCCGAAATGGCCGCTTAAAAAAAGGCCGCCTCGGAAAATCATATTGAGTCTAACATAAAACGCTTGATCAAAAACAGATAATGCCCGACTATGAATCACCGCAAAAGAACAATCATTTCGGAAGAAGGGATGGATCAAGCCATGAAGGGTCCTACGACGAAACTTTGCCGGCTCATTCATCCCGGCATATACATGATCACGCTCCCCCTCCCCGGGAAAAAACCGGGGCCGGTTAACGCCTATCTCTTCACCGGGACCGCCGTGACCCTCCTCGACACCGGGACCGTCAAGGCCTTTCCGGTCCTGGAGCGGGCCCTGGCGGAGCTTTCCATGTCGGTCAGTGATATCGACCAGATCGTCCTCTCCCACGGCCATATCGACCATTACGGGGCCGCGCGGAGGATCATCGAGAGATCGGACGGCGACATCTCCATCATAGGCCACGAGGAGGACAGCATTCTCATAGAGCGCGGCCTCGAGGTGGCGAAGATGCAGTTCATCCGGTACTACCAACTCATGGGCGTGCCCGTCATCTTCCAGCTTTCCCTGCTGCTGCTGAGGATGTTTTTTTCCTCCATGGCCGAGCCCTGTTCCATAGACCGGTACGTATCCCACGGCGATACCATCCTGATGGGAGACTACGAGGCGACCGTCATCGAAACGCCGGGGCACACACGGGGCTCCATCAGCCTGTATATAGAAAATGAAGGGATACTCTTCCCCGGCGATCACATCCTCGGCCATATCACGCCGAACGCCTTCGTGATGCTGGAGGCCGATTTCGTCCTTCCCCGGAGGATGAGCCAGGTCGAGTTTTACGATTCCCTCCGGAGGATCGAGGAGATCGGACCCCGCGTCGTGTACCCGGCCCACGGCGACCCCATCGAAGACGCGGGGAAGATCATCGCCATGTTCCGCGAGCAGTTCTCCGTCCGGCGGGACAACATACTCTCCATACTGGCGGCCGGCGAGAACACGGTGTACCGGATAGGACGCAAACTCTTTCCCGATATCAGGGGAAAGCGGCTTCCCCTGGAGGTTTTTCTAGCCGTTTCAGAGGTGTACACCCACCTCCAGGTCCTCGAAAGGGACGGTCTCGTAACATCGCGCCTGAAAAACGGAGCCCTCTATTACGTCAAAAATTCCTGATCCTGTTTCCTGATCATTTTAATCCTTCGCCTCTCCCGGTCCTGTAAATTCATTGACAGGACCGCATTAACGGTCTATTATTTTTATGCCGCTCGATTACAACACATGGCGGCGAAGCGTCCTCTCCGGCGTCCGGACCGGCGGGGCGGAAATAAATAAAATCCCCTGGAGGAATAAGGCCATGATAAAGAAAAAAATCCTGATCATAACAGCCGTTGTTCTCGCCGTTCTCGCGGCCGCCTACGCCCTTACGCCCGCCCACGTTAAAACGGCATTCAAATACCTGGGGGTCACCATCGACGATCATCGCCTGTTCGCGAACCGGACCGTAACGGCGGGGGCCGGCCAGCCCTGGGCCCTGGATCCGGACTATAACAAAAAGGAGATACCGGCGAAGTACGCGTCCATGATGCGCGACCTGAAAACGGCCGCCTTCCTGGTGGTCAGAAATAACCGCATCCTCACCGAAAAATACTGGGACGGCTACTCCGACCAATCGGTCACGAACTCGTTCTCGGCCGCGAAAAGCATCGTGGGCCTTCTCGTCGGCATAGCGCTGGACGAAGGGAAGATAAAAAGCCTCAATCAGCCGGTGGGCGACTTCATTCCTGAATTCAAGGCCGGTATGAAGGGAGCCATAACGGTGAAAGACGTGCTCACCATGAGCTCGGGCATTGACTGGAACGAGAGCTACGTAAATCCCTTCTCGATAACGGCAAAGGCGTATTTCGGCGACGACCTGGATTCGCTAACCCGGGGCCTTGACGCTGCGGAGCCGGCCGGGAAAAGCTTCAAGTACCTGAGCGGCAACACCCAGATACTGGGTCTGATCGTCGAGAAGGCCGCCGGGGAGAGAATATCCCTGTATGCGTCGGAAAAGCTCTGGAAACCCCTGGGCGCGGGGAAGGACGCCCTCTGGAGCCTTGACCGGGAGGGAGGGATGGAAAAGGCCTTCTGCTGCTTCTACGCCGGCGCCAGGGACTACGCCCGGATCGGCCAGTTGATCCTCAACGGCGGCACATGGAACGGGCGCCGCATCATATCGAAACAATACCTCGACGCGGCCACGACCGCGGCCTCGTGGCTTAAGGACGAGGAAGGAAAGCCTGTCGATTTTTACGGCTACCAGATATGGATCATGCGCCACCGGGGGCTGGTGATCCCGCATTTCCGGGGCATCAAGGGCCAGTATATACTGATCATCCCACAAAAGAACGCAGTGGTGGTGCGCCTGGGCAGCAAGCGGATCGATAAAAAGATCAGGCATATACCCGCGGACTCATATGAATATGTTGACGCGGCCCTGGCGCTTATCGAGTGACGACCGGGGACCGGTGAGGCGGGTTAAATCATTTCGAAAAGCAGGTTCTCGCGAAATTTCTCGTCAAGGCTGTCCAGGAAATCATCGAAGACCATGACGTTGATGCTGGCCACTTTCCAGTTATTCTTGTCCGGCATCACCCTGACAAGGAAATCCCGGGCCTCCTCCTCCGTGACAAAGCCGATGATGGAGGTCGAGGTGTCATCGACCTTGCGGAACACCATGTTGCGCTCCCGCAGCTCCTCGCTGAAATCCTGGGTGACGATGAAGAACAGGTCCCTTTTTCCTTCCTTGAACTCGTTGAAGCTATCCTGTTTGCTCATACCTGTCCTTCTTGAATAATAATTTCTGAAGCCTCCCGGCGGGCCAACCATGATAATTGGTCTGCGGGTTATGGTATTATACTACAGGTATCGAGGGGAAATGTCAAACAGATAATTTCCCGAAGGGCGCCGCCATGAAATTTAATTCGGGCACCCGTGGATGGCCAACGGTTTCCAGAATATTTTATTTCTTGACTCGGCCGGGGGATGATTCTATCTGGTGAAGGCATTATACGCCGGAAATCAATGAATACAGCGATCCACATCAGGGACCTGGTCCTGAAAAATCCCGTGACCGTGGCGTCCGGCACGGCCGGGTACGGCGAGGAGCTGTCCGGGTTCATCGACATCTCGAAGTTGGGGGCAATCTTCACCAAGGGCCTCTCGGTGAAGCCGCGGCCGGGAAACAGGGGGAACCGCATCATCGAGACCCCGGCCGGGGTCCTCAACTCCATCGGCCTGGAAAACGTGGGACTTGAGCGGTTCTTGAGCGAAAAGCTCCCCTTCCTGATAAAGGCCGGGGCCGCGGTGATCCCCAACGTGGCGGGCCATTCGGTAGAGGAAAACGTGGAGCTCTGCGCCGCCCTTTCCGCGGCGGAGGGCGTCGGGGCCCTGGAGCTTAACGTATCGTGCCCCAACGTGAAGGAGGGCGGCATGGCCTTCGGCACGGACCTGAAGCGCTTCACGGACCTCGTGGAGAAGGCGCGGAAGGCGACGACGTGCCCCCTCATCGTGAAGCTTTCGCCCAACGTCACGGACATAACCGAGTTCGCGGTGCGGGCAGAGCGGATCGGGGCCGACGCCCTGTCCGCGGTAAACACGTTCCTGGGTATGAAGATCGACACGAAAAAAAAGAGGCCCCACTTCCAGAACAGGGTCGCGGGCCTGTCCGGTCCGGCCATACGGCCCCTGGCGGTGCGGGTAGTGTACCAGATCTTCGAAAAGGTGAAGATCCCGGTCATCGGCCTCGGCGGCATCGCCTGTTTCGAGGACATGCTGGAGTTCCTCATGGCCGGCGCCGCGGCCGTATCCGTCGGCACCATGAACATGGTGGACCCGGCCCTTTCCGTCTCCCTTATCGGCGAGCTGGAAGGATACATGAAAAAAGAAAAAATTGCCGATATACATGATATCATAGGCGTGGCGCACCATGCTACCGGTGAATCGCCTGGCTGTTCATGATAAGCGCGGTTCTTGAACCGCGCCTTTACGAATCAAACCGAGGATCATATGGCCAAAGGAAACGAAATGAGATACTGGAACACCCGGCTGAAGAACGCCGCGGAATACATACCGGGGGAGCAGCCCCAGGGCCTCG is from Spirochaetota bacterium and encodes:
- a CDS encoding TetR/AcrR family transcriptional regulator, whose protein sequence is MEKELIQQIPSAQKKDILLDAAIVEFNQNGYFNTSVDSITKRAGVSHGTFYLYYKNKQSILSILIGQIEEKISAIVNDKNNHAFLSPKNYEYFDRDLRLIVSVILESAGLFKAFVQGMVHNKDLFNLFARISYTIRDVFSERIKEKRVHGIVSRMDPMILAQILSILFFLSIFIYSIGIIHCAPDALSRHISLILFSVLNFDEKALHVRRRKSEIRKAALLKTKRDLINMAKEEFSRYGYFDTKIADIAQKAGYSRGTFYQYFTDKDDIIEAIMFDMFYQNRDQTSIVDFIAANLDVTSMDELIRISSIIVNIFDKYSSFSWTLLQGVFYSEKLSKFYEQMFVQFSKPIQEKITEQQQDDACQGFDPLITAEIILTTVSYSIFMLFGGFINCSKDVFSENMGIFLHSMLNYINVQD
- a CDS encoding TetR/AcrR family transcriptional regulator codes for the protein MVSEQKHKARTPVQKRAMETKQKIIEAAEALFAEKGYHKTNALEIAARAGVATGSFYGYFNNKKEVLVEVIRNFYAHASEKVLNAYRAHVYDNNTDNYREGKALVHFMIQALHAAHDINPALHRELIAMVLLDREIEEINREEERKVIASMTSLLDNYRDHVRVKDIEAAALLLYRVSEEIIHRIRFMGSEIDGARILAELEEMVCRYLLINDA
- a CDS encoding alpha/beta fold hydrolase, coding for MFLNRYMIVLLLILLPASISWAKGTYFISDKQSVTNSQFTRIDKTFISKGDKLRAWLYLPAGVAKPPVVVMAHGFGGQRWMRLPAYAEHFAAMGMAVFLFDYRGFNDSEGQPRNYINPSRHLEDWDAAIACVKKLDTVDAKRMALWGTSFSGGHVIVEAAKHPEVRAVVSQVPFTDGMSTMWYYITSDPIFALKGTYHGLADLFASLFTKDRHVVPIAGKPGEGFAMMNQPDTWDGLKKLVGTGIQDFEKDNYCPGNIVFTLGLYRPIGDAEKVACPVLIIGAETDTLFPPTGPKKMADRMKKAAYISLPMNHFDPYVGEPFRKIVKVMGDFLRTNLNGGHSGKP
- a CDS encoding MBL fold metallo-hydrolase; the protein is MKGPTTKLCRLIHPGIYMITLPLPGKKPGPVNAYLFTGTAVTLLDTGTVKAFPVLERALAELSMSVSDIDQIVLSHGHIDHYGAARRIIERSDGDISIIGHEEDSILIERGLEVAKMQFIRYYQLMGVPVIFQLSLLLLRMFFSSMAEPCSIDRYVSHGDTILMGDYEATVIETPGHTRGSISLYIENEGILFPGDHILGHITPNAFVMLEADFVLPRRMSQVEFYDSLRRIEEIGPRVVYPAHGDPIEDAGKIIAMFREQFSVRRDNILSILAAGENTVYRIGRKLFPDIRGKRLPLEVFLAVSEVYTHLQVLERDGLVTSRLKNGALYYVKNS
- a CDS encoding serine hydrolase, which gives rise to MIKKKILIITAVVLAVLAAAYALTPAHVKTAFKYLGVTIDDHRLFANRTVTAGAGQPWALDPDYNKKEIPAKYASMMRDLKTAAFLVVRNNRILTEKYWDGYSDQSVTNSFSAAKSIVGLLVGIALDEGKIKSLNQPVGDFIPEFKAGMKGAITVKDVLTMSSGIDWNESYVNPFSITAKAYFGDDLDSLTRGLDAAEPAGKSFKYLSGNTQILGLIVEKAAGERISLYASEKLWKPLGAGKDALWSLDREGGMEKAFCCFYAGARDYARIGQLILNGGTWNGRRIISKQYLDAATTAASWLKDEEGKPVDFYGYQIWIMRHRGLVIPHFRGIKGQYILIIPQKNAVVVRLGSKRIDKKIRHIPADSYEYVDAALALIE
- a CDS encoding dihydroorotate dehydrogenase — translated: MNTAIHIRDLVLKNPVTVASGTAGYGEELSGFIDISKLGAIFTKGLSVKPRPGNRGNRIIETPAGVLNSIGLENVGLERFLSEKLPFLIKAGAAVIPNVAGHSVEENVELCAALSAAEGVGALELNVSCPNVKEGGMAFGTDLKRFTDLVEKARKATTCPLIVKLSPNVTDITEFAVRAERIGADALSAVNTFLGMKIDTKKKRPHFQNRVAGLSGPAIRPLAVRVVYQIFEKVKIPVIGLGGIACFEDMLEFLMAGAAAVSVGTMNMVDPALSVSLIGELEGYMKKEKIADIHDIIGVAHHATGESPGCS